A genomic region of Columba livia isolate bColLiv1 breed racing homer chromosome 24, bColLiv1.pat.W.v2, whole genome shotgun sequence contains the following coding sequences:
- the B3GAT1 gene encoding galactosylgalactosylxylosylprotein 3-beta-glucuronosyltransferase 1 isoform X2 yields the protein MGNEELWVQSVLEMPKRRDILAIVLIVLPWTLLITVWHQSTIAPLLAVHKGFDSKEYCLSDRDIVEVVRTEYVYTRPPPWSDTLPTIHVITPTYSRPVQKAELTRLANTLLHVPNLHWILVEDSQRRTPLITRLLRDTGLNYTHLNVETPRNYKLRGDMRDPRIPRGTMQRNLALRWLRETFNKNNSQPGIVYFADDDNTYSLELFEEMRSTRKVSVWPVAFVGGLRYESPKVNAAGKVYGWKTVFDPHRPFAIDMAGFAVNLRLILQRSQAYFKLRGVKGGYQESSLLRELVTLNDLEPKAANCTKILVWHTRTEKPVLVNEGKKGFTDPNVEI from the exons ATGG GTAATGAGGAGCTGTGGGTCCAGTCAGTCTTGGAGATGCCGAAGAGACGAGACATCCTGGCTATCGTGCTGATAGTTCTGCCCTGGACGCTACTAATCACCGTCTGGCACCAGAGCACCATTGCTCCACTGCTTGCAGTGCACAAGG GCTTCGACTCCAAGGAATACTGCTTGTCGGACCGGGACATTGTGGAGGTGGTGAGGACAGAATACGTTTATACCCGCCCACCCCCGTGGTCAGACACCCTCCCCACCATCCACGTCATTACACCCACCTACAGTCGGCCGGTGCAGAAGGCAGAGCTGACGCGCTTGGCCAACACCCTCCTGCACGTGCCCAACCTGCACTGGATCCTGGTGGAGGACTCGCAGCGGCGCACGCCGCTCATCACCCGCCTGCTGCGGGACACGGGGCTCAACTACACCCACCTCAACGTGGAGACGCCCCGCAACTACAAGCTGCGGGGAGATATGAGGGATCCACGCATCCCCCGGGGGACCATGCAGAGGAACCTGGCCCTGAGGTGGCTGAGAGAGACctttaacaaaaataacagcCAGCCTGGGATTGTTTACTTTGCCGATGATGATAACACCTACAGCCTGGAGCTGTTCGAGGAG ATGCGCAGCACCAGGAAGGTGTCGGTGTGGCCAGTAGCCTTTGTCGGCGGCTTGCGCTACGAGTCCCCCAAGGTGAACGCTGCGGGGAAGGTCTACGGCTGGAAAACGGTGTTCGACCCCCATCGCCCCTTCGCTATAGACATGGCAGGGTTTGCTGTGAACCTCAGGCTGATTCTCCAGCGATCTCAGGCTTACTTCAAACTGCGAGGAGTGAAAGGAGGCTACCAGGAGAGCAGCCTGCTCCGGGAACTAGTGACTTTGAATGACCTTGAGCCGAAAGCTGCCAATTGCACTAAG ATTTTAGTCTGGCATACAAGGACGGAAAAGCCTGTGCTGGTGAATGAGGGGAAGAAAGGATTCACAGATCCCAACGTGGAAATCTGA
- the B3GAT1 gene encoding galactosylgalactosylxylosylprotein 3-beta-glucuronosyltransferase 1 isoform X1, with protein sequence MGNEELWVQSVLEMPKRRDILAIVLIVLPWTLLITVWHQSTIAPLLAVHKDDGGDSRRDLAAGFDSKEYCLSDRDIVEVVRTEYVYTRPPPWSDTLPTIHVITPTYSRPVQKAELTRLANTLLHVPNLHWILVEDSQRRTPLITRLLRDTGLNYTHLNVETPRNYKLRGDMRDPRIPRGTMQRNLALRWLRETFNKNNSQPGIVYFADDDNTYSLELFEEMRSTRKVSVWPVAFVGGLRYESPKVNAAGKVYGWKTVFDPHRPFAIDMAGFAVNLRLILQRSQAYFKLRGVKGGYQESSLLRELVTLNDLEPKAANCTKILVWHTRTEKPVLVNEGKKGFTDPNVEI encoded by the exons ATGG GTAATGAGGAGCTGTGGGTCCAGTCAGTCTTGGAGATGCCGAAGAGACGAGACATCCTGGCTATCGTGCTGATAGTTCTGCCCTGGACGCTACTAATCACCGTCTGGCACCAGAGCACCATTGCTCCACTGCTTGCAGTGCACAAGG ATGATGGTGGTGACTCCCGGCGTGATCTCGCTGCAGGCTTCGACTCCAAGGAATACTGCTTGTCGGACCGGGACATTGTGGAGGTGGTGAGGACAGAATACGTTTATACCCGCCCACCCCCGTGGTCAGACACCCTCCCCACCATCCACGTCATTACACCCACCTACAGTCGGCCGGTGCAGAAGGCAGAGCTGACGCGCTTGGCCAACACCCTCCTGCACGTGCCCAACCTGCACTGGATCCTGGTGGAGGACTCGCAGCGGCGCACGCCGCTCATCACCCGCCTGCTGCGGGACACGGGGCTCAACTACACCCACCTCAACGTGGAGACGCCCCGCAACTACAAGCTGCGGGGAGATATGAGGGATCCACGCATCCCCCGGGGGACCATGCAGAGGAACCTGGCCCTGAGGTGGCTGAGAGAGACctttaacaaaaataacagcCAGCCTGGGATTGTTTACTTTGCCGATGATGATAACACCTACAGCCTGGAGCTGTTCGAGGAG ATGCGCAGCACCAGGAAGGTGTCGGTGTGGCCAGTAGCCTTTGTCGGCGGCTTGCGCTACGAGTCCCCCAAGGTGAACGCTGCGGGGAAGGTCTACGGCTGGAAAACGGTGTTCGACCCCCATCGCCCCTTCGCTATAGACATGGCAGGGTTTGCTGTGAACCTCAGGCTGATTCTCCAGCGATCTCAGGCTTACTTCAAACTGCGAGGAGTGAAAGGAGGCTACCAGGAGAGCAGCCTGCTCCGGGAACTAGTGACTTTGAATGACCTTGAGCCGAAAGCTGCCAATTGCACTAAG ATTTTAGTCTGGCATACAAGGACGGAAAAGCCTGTGCTGGTGAATGAGGGGAAGAAAGGATTCACAGATCCCAACGTGGAAATCTGA
- the B3GAT1 gene encoding galactosylgalactosylxylosylprotein 3-beta-glucuronosyltransferase 1 isoform X3 produces MPKRRDILAIVLIVLPWTLLITVWHQSTIAPLLAVHKDDGGDSRRDLAAGFDSKEYCLSDRDIVEVVRTEYVYTRPPPWSDTLPTIHVITPTYSRPVQKAELTRLANTLLHVPNLHWILVEDSQRRTPLITRLLRDTGLNYTHLNVETPRNYKLRGDMRDPRIPRGTMQRNLALRWLRETFNKNNSQPGIVYFADDDNTYSLELFEEMRSTRKVSVWPVAFVGGLRYESPKVNAAGKVYGWKTVFDPHRPFAIDMAGFAVNLRLILQRSQAYFKLRGVKGGYQESSLLRELVTLNDLEPKAANCTKILVWHTRTEKPVLVNEGKKGFTDPNVEI; encoded by the exons ATGCCGAAGAGACGAGACATCCTGGCTATCGTGCTGATAGTTCTGCCCTGGACGCTACTAATCACCGTCTGGCACCAGAGCACCATTGCTCCACTGCTTGCAGTGCACAAGG ATGATGGTGGTGACTCCCGGCGTGATCTCGCTGCAGGCTTCGACTCCAAGGAATACTGCTTGTCGGACCGGGACATTGTGGAGGTGGTGAGGACAGAATACGTTTATACCCGCCCACCCCCGTGGTCAGACACCCTCCCCACCATCCACGTCATTACACCCACCTACAGTCGGCCGGTGCAGAAGGCAGAGCTGACGCGCTTGGCCAACACCCTCCTGCACGTGCCCAACCTGCACTGGATCCTGGTGGAGGACTCGCAGCGGCGCACGCCGCTCATCACCCGCCTGCTGCGGGACACGGGGCTCAACTACACCCACCTCAACGTGGAGACGCCCCGCAACTACAAGCTGCGGGGAGATATGAGGGATCCACGCATCCCCCGGGGGACCATGCAGAGGAACCTGGCCCTGAGGTGGCTGAGAGAGACctttaacaaaaataacagcCAGCCTGGGATTGTTTACTTTGCCGATGATGATAACACCTACAGCCTGGAGCTGTTCGAGGAG ATGCGCAGCACCAGGAAGGTGTCGGTGTGGCCAGTAGCCTTTGTCGGCGGCTTGCGCTACGAGTCCCCCAAGGTGAACGCTGCGGGGAAGGTCTACGGCTGGAAAACGGTGTTCGACCCCCATCGCCCCTTCGCTATAGACATGGCAGGGTTTGCTGTGAACCTCAGGCTGATTCTCCAGCGATCTCAGGCTTACTTCAAACTGCGAGGAGTGAAAGGAGGCTACCAGGAGAGCAGCCTGCTCCGGGAACTAGTGACTTTGAATGACCTTGAGCCGAAAGCTGCCAATTGCACTAAG ATTTTAGTCTGGCATACAAGGACGGAAAAGCCTGTGCTGGTGAATGAGGGGAAGAAAGGATTCACAGATCCCAACGTGGAAATCTGA
- the B3GAT1 gene encoding galactosylgalactosylxylosylprotein 3-beta-glucuronosyltransferase 1 isoform X4 encodes MPKRRDILAIVLIVLPWTLLITVWHQSTIAPLLAVHKGFDSKEYCLSDRDIVEVVRTEYVYTRPPPWSDTLPTIHVITPTYSRPVQKAELTRLANTLLHVPNLHWILVEDSQRRTPLITRLLRDTGLNYTHLNVETPRNYKLRGDMRDPRIPRGTMQRNLALRWLRETFNKNNSQPGIVYFADDDNTYSLELFEEMRSTRKVSVWPVAFVGGLRYESPKVNAAGKVYGWKTVFDPHRPFAIDMAGFAVNLRLILQRSQAYFKLRGVKGGYQESSLLRELVTLNDLEPKAANCTKILVWHTRTEKPVLVNEGKKGFTDPNVEI; translated from the exons ATGCCGAAGAGACGAGACATCCTGGCTATCGTGCTGATAGTTCTGCCCTGGACGCTACTAATCACCGTCTGGCACCAGAGCACCATTGCTCCACTGCTTGCAGTGCACAAGG GCTTCGACTCCAAGGAATACTGCTTGTCGGACCGGGACATTGTGGAGGTGGTGAGGACAGAATACGTTTATACCCGCCCACCCCCGTGGTCAGACACCCTCCCCACCATCCACGTCATTACACCCACCTACAGTCGGCCGGTGCAGAAGGCAGAGCTGACGCGCTTGGCCAACACCCTCCTGCACGTGCCCAACCTGCACTGGATCCTGGTGGAGGACTCGCAGCGGCGCACGCCGCTCATCACCCGCCTGCTGCGGGACACGGGGCTCAACTACACCCACCTCAACGTGGAGACGCCCCGCAACTACAAGCTGCGGGGAGATATGAGGGATCCACGCATCCCCCGGGGGACCATGCAGAGGAACCTGGCCCTGAGGTGGCTGAGAGAGACctttaacaaaaataacagcCAGCCTGGGATTGTTTACTTTGCCGATGATGATAACACCTACAGCCTGGAGCTGTTCGAGGAG ATGCGCAGCACCAGGAAGGTGTCGGTGTGGCCAGTAGCCTTTGTCGGCGGCTTGCGCTACGAGTCCCCCAAGGTGAACGCTGCGGGGAAGGTCTACGGCTGGAAAACGGTGTTCGACCCCCATCGCCCCTTCGCTATAGACATGGCAGGGTTTGCTGTGAACCTCAGGCTGATTCTCCAGCGATCTCAGGCTTACTTCAAACTGCGAGGAGTGAAAGGAGGCTACCAGGAGAGCAGCCTGCTCCGGGAACTAGTGACTTTGAATGACCTTGAGCCGAAAGCTGCCAATTGCACTAAG ATTTTAGTCTGGCATACAAGGACGGAAAAGCCTGTGCTGGTGAATGAGGGGAAGAAAGGATTCACAGATCCCAACGTGGAAATCTGA
- the B3GAT1 gene encoding galactosylgalactosylxylosylprotein 3-beta-glucuronosyltransferase 1 isoform X5, whose amino-acid sequence MDDGGDSRRDLAAGFDSKEYCLSDRDIVEVVRTEYVYTRPPPWSDTLPTIHVITPTYSRPVQKAELTRLANTLLHVPNLHWILVEDSQRRTPLITRLLRDTGLNYTHLNVETPRNYKLRGDMRDPRIPRGTMQRNLALRWLRETFNKNNSQPGIVYFADDDNTYSLELFEEMRSTRKVSVWPVAFVGGLRYESPKVNAAGKVYGWKTVFDPHRPFAIDMAGFAVNLRLILQRSQAYFKLRGVKGGYQESSLLRELVTLNDLEPKAANCTKILVWHTRTEKPVLVNEGKKGFTDPNVEI is encoded by the exons ATGG ATGATGGTGGTGACTCCCGGCGTGATCTCGCTGCAGGCTTCGACTCCAAGGAATACTGCTTGTCGGACCGGGACATTGTGGAGGTGGTGAGGACAGAATACGTTTATACCCGCCCACCCCCGTGGTCAGACACCCTCCCCACCATCCACGTCATTACACCCACCTACAGTCGGCCGGTGCAGAAGGCAGAGCTGACGCGCTTGGCCAACACCCTCCTGCACGTGCCCAACCTGCACTGGATCCTGGTGGAGGACTCGCAGCGGCGCACGCCGCTCATCACCCGCCTGCTGCGGGACACGGGGCTCAACTACACCCACCTCAACGTGGAGACGCCCCGCAACTACAAGCTGCGGGGAGATATGAGGGATCCACGCATCCCCCGGGGGACCATGCAGAGGAACCTGGCCCTGAGGTGGCTGAGAGAGACctttaacaaaaataacagcCAGCCTGGGATTGTTTACTTTGCCGATGATGATAACACCTACAGCCTGGAGCTGTTCGAGGAG ATGCGCAGCACCAGGAAGGTGTCGGTGTGGCCAGTAGCCTTTGTCGGCGGCTTGCGCTACGAGTCCCCCAAGGTGAACGCTGCGGGGAAGGTCTACGGCTGGAAAACGGTGTTCGACCCCCATCGCCCCTTCGCTATAGACATGGCAGGGTTTGCTGTGAACCTCAGGCTGATTCTCCAGCGATCTCAGGCTTACTTCAAACTGCGAGGAGTGAAAGGAGGCTACCAGGAGAGCAGCCTGCTCCGGGAACTAGTGACTTTGAATGACCTTGAGCCGAAAGCTGCCAATTGCACTAAG ATTTTAGTCTGGCATACAAGGACGGAAAAGCCTGTGCTGGTGAATGAGGGGAAGAAAGGATTCACAGATCCCAACGTGGAAATCTGA
- the B3GAT1 gene encoding galactosylgalactosylxylosylprotein 3-beta-glucuronosyltransferase 1 isoform X6: MGFDSKEYCLSDRDIVEVVRTEYVYTRPPPWSDTLPTIHVITPTYSRPVQKAELTRLANTLLHVPNLHWILVEDSQRRTPLITRLLRDTGLNYTHLNVETPRNYKLRGDMRDPRIPRGTMQRNLALRWLRETFNKNNSQPGIVYFADDDNTYSLELFEEMRSTRKVSVWPVAFVGGLRYESPKVNAAGKVYGWKTVFDPHRPFAIDMAGFAVNLRLILQRSQAYFKLRGVKGGYQESSLLRELVTLNDLEPKAANCTKILVWHTRTEKPVLVNEGKKGFTDPNVEI; the protein is encoded by the exons ATGG GCTTCGACTCCAAGGAATACTGCTTGTCGGACCGGGACATTGTGGAGGTGGTGAGGACAGAATACGTTTATACCCGCCCACCCCCGTGGTCAGACACCCTCCCCACCATCCACGTCATTACACCCACCTACAGTCGGCCGGTGCAGAAGGCAGAGCTGACGCGCTTGGCCAACACCCTCCTGCACGTGCCCAACCTGCACTGGATCCTGGTGGAGGACTCGCAGCGGCGCACGCCGCTCATCACCCGCCTGCTGCGGGACACGGGGCTCAACTACACCCACCTCAACGTGGAGACGCCCCGCAACTACAAGCTGCGGGGAGATATGAGGGATCCACGCATCCCCCGGGGGACCATGCAGAGGAACCTGGCCCTGAGGTGGCTGAGAGAGACctttaacaaaaataacagcCAGCCTGGGATTGTTTACTTTGCCGATGATGATAACACCTACAGCCTGGAGCTGTTCGAGGAG ATGCGCAGCACCAGGAAGGTGTCGGTGTGGCCAGTAGCCTTTGTCGGCGGCTTGCGCTACGAGTCCCCCAAGGTGAACGCTGCGGGGAAGGTCTACGGCTGGAAAACGGTGTTCGACCCCCATCGCCCCTTCGCTATAGACATGGCAGGGTTTGCTGTGAACCTCAGGCTGATTCTCCAGCGATCTCAGGCTTACTTCAAACTGCGAGGAGTGAAAGGAGGCTACCAGGAGAGCAGCCTGCTCCGGGAACTAGTGACTTTGAATGACCTTGAGCCGAAAGCTGCCAATTGCACTAAG ATTTTAGTCTGGCATACAAGGACGGAAAAGCCTGTGCTGGTGAATGAGGGGAAGAAAGGATTCACAGATCCCAACGTGGAAATCTGA